A window of bacterium contains these coding sequences:
- a CDS encoding HNH endonuclease — MQRVCYNCGRDLGNEPAIRGLRGLTCFPCRYNFDKRGGEKFLLEYQSYQEKKEDWELKHKDKWVKCQRLKGFAWISLYLLVIFLLTPFFLFLFGKTNKIIPIFCFLISGAFFIIHLVLLKIKIPCQEPPDVPRKEPNALLAMLDVVFDGELDGEFLKFKGYPPDWKERQDKCLTRDGHKCRICGKTTRLHIHHIMPISFGGIHSLQNLITLCYACHKKQEYYQHPSLIMENIKANKRYWVSPHTRFGGKSIPGYFRKTGRRGGFWRRIRRVKSF; from the coding sequence TTGCAAAGGGTTTGTTATAATTGCGGAAGGGATTTAGGTAATGAGCCTGCGATTAGGGGGTTAAGGGGTCTTACCTGTTTTCCTTGTAGATATAATTTTGACAAAAGGGGAGGAGAGAAATTTCTTCTTGAGTATCAGAGCTATCAAGAAAAAAAGGAAGATTGGGAATTAAAACATAAGGATAAATGGGTTAAATGCCAGAGGCTTAAAGGATTTGCCTGGATAAGTTTATATCTTTTAGTAATTTTTCTCCTTACCCCATTTTTCCTCTTTCTCTTTGGAAAAACCAATAAAATTATCCCTATTTTTTGTTTTTTAATCTCAGGGGCATTTTTTATTATTCACCTGGTTTTATTAAAAATAAAAATCCCTTGCCAAGAGCCTCCAGATGTCCCAAGAAAAGAGCCTAATGCACTATTGGCTATGCTTGATGTTGTTTTTGATGGGGAATTAGATGGAGAATTTCTTAAATTCAAGGGCTATCCACCAGATTGGAAAGAAAGACAGGATAAATGTTTAACCCGTGATGGACATAAATGCAGAATTTGTGGAAAGACCACAAGGTTACATATACATCATATAATGCCTATATCATTTGGTGGAATACATAGCTTACAAAACCTTATCACCCTTTGTTATGCCTGCCATAAAAAGCAGGAATACTATCAACATCCAAGCTTAATAATGGAGAATATTAAGGCAAATAAAAGATATTGGGTTTCTCCACATACAAGATTCGGTGGAAAAAGCATCCCTGGCTATTTCAGAAAAACGGGAAGAAGGGGAGGATTCTGGCGTAGGATAAGAAGGGTAAAATCATTTTGA
- the infB gene encoding translation initiation factor IF-2: MQKPPVVTIMGHVDHGKTLLLDAIRNTRVVEGEVGGITQHIGAYKIKTKNGEIVFIDTPGHSAFTAMRARGAKVTDIVVLVIAADDGVMPQTIEAINHAKAASVPIIVAVNKIDLPSSNPDKIRQQVANYGLVDEKWGGDVIFCEVSAKEKRGLDNLLEMILLQAEMLSLSYNPKNKAYGTIIESRIDKGLGPVGSVIVQDGVLKIRDTFAVSSNIGRVRAMIDDMGMRLNEASAGTPVEVLGFSTLPKAGERLSVISKEEADIILKKKKEAQVAFERPKISLEDLFKKIEEGEVKELPLIIRTDVSGTCEALCSSLKELPLNNVGIKILHSGCGGILEQDIMFAKAASGIIIGFHIKPSSAIKALAEKEGVKIYTYDIIYEAIAEIEKAALGLLAPKIKLKGIGKAIVKKIFKIEKKLIAGCFVEGGKIEGGAKVKIIRDGEVIAETSIISLKRFKEDVSFVKAGLDCGIGLSYSDIKEGDVLEAYVALKEEKA, from the coding sequence GTGCAGAAACCTCCGGTTGTTACAATTATGGGTCATGTAGACCATGGGAAAACCCTTCTCCTTGATGCCATAAGGAATACAAGGGTTGTAGAGGGAGAGGTAGGTGGCATAACCCAACATATTGGAGCTTATAAGATAAAGACAAAAAATGGAGAAATTGTCTTTATAGATACACCTGGCCATTCTGCATTTACCGCAATGAGGGCAAGGGGAGCAAAGGTTACCGACATTGTTGTCCTTGTTATAGCAGCTGATGATGGTGTAATGCCTCAGACAATTGAGGCAATAAACCATGCCAAGGCAGCAAGTGTTCCAATTATTGTAGCAGTTAACAAGATTGACCTTCCTTCCTCAAATCCTGATAAAATAAGGCAACAGGTTGCAAATTATGGTCTGGTTGATGAAAAATGGGGAGGAGATGTTATCTTTTGCGAGGTATCCGCTAAAGAAAAAAGGGGGCTTGATAACCTTCTTGAGATGATTCTCCTTCAAGCAGAAATGCTCTCTTTGTCTTATAACCCAAAAAACAAGGCTTATGGAACAATTATTGAGTCAAGGATTGATAAGGGGCTAGGTCCTGTGGGAAGCGTTATTGTTCAAGACGGCGTTTTAAAGATAAGGGATACATTTGCTGTTTCCTCTAATATTGGCAGGGTTCGGGCTATGATTGACGATATGGGAATGAGGCTTAATGAGGCATCTGCGGGAACGCCGGTGGAGGTATTAGGATTTTCAACCCTTCCAAAGGCGGGAGAAAGACTGTCTGTGATAAGTAAGGAGGAGGCAGATATTATTTTAAAGAAAAAGAAAGAAGCTCAAGTGGCATTTGAAAGGCCAAAGATTAGCCTGGAAGACCTCTTTAAAAAAATTGAAGAAGGCGAGGTTAAAGAGCTTCCTTTGATCATAAGGACAGATGTCTCTGGAACCTGCGAGGCACTATGCTCATCTTTAAAGGAGCTTCCTTTAAATAATGTAGGGATAAAGATCCTCCATTCAGGTTGTGGAGGTATCCTTGAGCAGGATATAATGTTTGCAAAGGCAGCATCTGGGATAATCATTGGTTTTCATATCAAGCCCTCATCTGCCATAAAAGCATTAGCTGAGAAAGAGGGTGTAAAGATATATACCTATGATATTATCTATGAGGCAATAGCTGAGATAGAAAAGGCAGCTTTGGGGTTACTTGCTCCAAAAATAAAGCTTAAGGGAATTGGAAAGGCAATTGTAAAGAAGATATTTAAGATTGAAAAGAAATTAATTGCCGGTTGTTTTGTTGAGGGAGGAAAAATAGAGGGTGGTGCAAAGGTAAAAATTATCCGTGATGGTGAGGTGATTGCTGAAACCTCAATCATTTCTCTTAAGCGATTTAAAGAGGATGTTTCCTTTGTTAAAGCTGGTCTTGATTGTGGAATAGGACTTTCTTATTCTGATATTAAAGAGGGTGATGTTCTTGAGGCATATGTTGCCCTAAAAGAAGAAAAGGCTTGA
- a CDS encoding tetratricopeptide repeat protein, producing MKRFFLLLFIPSLLFCKTNIYYNLGIDSYFKNNLEDSLSNFKKATSAFPESFLSWFYLGKTYYRLKMNKEAKDALLKASSLSLEDVKSRLLLAQILMEEEDYKNAAKSYKDVLSIEEENFEANFSLGKTYIKLEKFDDAIFYLKKAAELAPDEPEVHFFLGCALLSKDEPNFAKDAFTKAISLESNNPLFYYYRGNAYFKLADYTNPIDSDFVSVEDYRRAIEFGLYTPDVFFMYGNALLARGFYYLKTKNEKKAYDILEKAIVEYKHAISLSPGASNAHNNMGLAYYYLDRIDEAIFYFKKSVELEPLIAFFHDNLGDAYYKKGDFKNSLLEFSLVLELSPDYTPDDKILPFPARGIKEKIREAKRRVQK from the coding sequence ATGAAAAGATTTTTTCTTCTCCTTTTTATCCCCTCTCTTCTTTTTTGTAAGACAAATATATATTATAACCTTGGGATAGATAGCTATTTCAAAAATAATTTAGAAGATAGCCTTTCTAATTTTAAAAAAGCAACGAGTGCATTTCCCGAAAGCTTTCTCTCTTGGTTTTATCTTGGAAAGACATATTATAGACTAAAAATGAATAAAGAGGCAAAGGATGCCCTTTTAAAGGCCTCTTCCCTTTCTTTAGAGGATGTAAAAAGCAGGCTTCTTCTTGCCCAGATTCTTATGGAGGAGGAGGATTATAAAAATGCAGCTAAATCTTACAAAGATGTTTTATCCATTGAAGAAGAAAACTTTGAGGCAAATTTTTCCCTTGGGAAGACCTACATTAAGCTAGAAAAATTTGATGATGCCATTTTTTACCTTAAAAAGGCAGCAGAGCTAGCACCAGATGAGCCAGAGGTTCATTTTTTTTTAGGCTGTGCCTTGCTTTCTAAAGACGAACCCAACTTTGCAAAGGATGCATTTACAAAGGCTATTTCTTTGGAATCAAATAACCCCTTGTTTTACTATTACAGAGGAAATGCCTATTTTAAGCTTGCTGATTATACAAATCCTATAGATTCTGATTTTGTATCCGTAGAAGATTATAGAAGGGCAATTGAATTTGGGCTTTATACCCCAGATGTCTTTTTTATGTATGGAAATGCCCTTCTTGCTAGAGGGTTTTATTACCTTAAGACAAAAAATGAAAAGAAGGCTTATGACATACTGGAAAAGGCTATTGTTGAATACAAGCATGCTATTTCTCTTTCTCCAGGTGCATCAAATGCCCATAACAATATGGGGCTGGCATATTATTACCTTGATAGAATAGATGAGGCGATTTTCTATTTTAAGAAGTCAGTTGAGCTTGAGCCATTAATCGCATTCTTCCACGATAATCTGGGTGATGCCTATTATAAAAAGGGTGATTTTAAAAATAGCCTTTTAGAATTTAGCCTTGTCCTTGAGCTTTCTCCAGATTATACACCAGATGATAAAATTCTTCCATTTCCGGCAAGAGGGATTAAGGAGAAAATCCGTGAAGCTAAAAGAAGGGTTCAAAAGTAA